A genome region from Eremothecium cymbalariae DBVPG#7215 chromosome 4, complete sequence includes the following:
- the UPS1 gene encoding Ups1p (similar to Ashbya gossypii AAR075C): protein MVLWHRNTHIFDRDFQTVSLAFFNRYPNPYASHVISIDTISRKIDDLGKLHTTRLIKKTGKLPAWIKPFLGRITESWIIEMSVVDAQRGQLLTYTRNLDHTRVIKVEEYTHYHYIKRDDTTLVDSKVKFSSGFRMGIKHKIEEWSHRKFAENIKKSRLGMAFVMDKLETRTKLLL from the coding sequence ATGGTTCTATGGCACAGGAATACACATATTTTCGATAGGGACTTTCAGACTGTGTCTCTTGCGTTTTTCAACCGATATCCTAATCCCTATGCTTCGCACGTAATTTCAATCGATACAATCTCGAGGAAGATCGACGATCTTGGGAAGTTGCACACTACTAGATTGATCAAGAAGACGGGAAAACTGCCTGCGTGGATAAAACCCTTTTTGGGGAGGATCACTGAGTCTTGGATCATCGAGATGAGTGTTGTAGATGCTCAAAGGGGCCAACTTCTCACGTACACGAGAAATTTAGACCACACGAGAGTCATTAAGGTTGAGGAATACACACACTACCATTACATCAAGAGAGACGACACAACTTTGGTAGACAGCAAGGTAAAGTTCAGTAGTGGGTTCCGGATGGGCATCAAGCATAAGATCGAAGAATGGTCGCACAGGAAGTTCGCAGAGAACATCAAAAAGAGCAGATTGGGCATGGCATTTGTGATGGATAAATTAGAGACAAGGACGAAGTTATTACTTTAA
- the NMT1 gene encoding glycylpeptide N-tetradecanoyltransferase NMT1 (similar to Ashbya gossypii AAR077C) gives MAEEDKSKKLQELLELLSLNDGDTTKLTQQQRKTFEEYKFWKTQPVTKFGESIEEEGPIKLGMKPDDVRNDPYPLLDDFEWCTLDITNSQDLEDVFVLLNENYIEDKDSTFRFNYTREFFNWALKPPGWQMDWHVGVRVRQSGRLVAFISAIPTTLEIRKKRVPSVEINFLCVHKKLRSKRLAPILIKEITRRVNKRDIWQALYSAGIMLPSPVSTCRYTHRPLNWSKLFDVGFTALPSNATKSEMLAKYTLPKKTLIPGLRPMTVDDLDSAHELFNKYQSRFDLVQSFDKEEFKHWFIGNAESPGVIYSYVVENEVGEITDFVSFYSLPFSILNNPLHKHLGIGYLFYYASDADFTYEDRFNLEGTSLLRKRLNQLVNDVCILARNLKMDVFNALTSQDNTLFLTDLKFGPGDGFLNFYLFNYKAKQITGGLTDDKKLDVTNRSNVGVVML, from the coding sequence ATggcagaagaagataagTCCAAGAAGCTACAAGAGTTGTTAGAACTACTATCTCTCAATGATGGTGATACAACGAAATTGACTCAGCAACAGCGGAAgacttttgaagaatacaaGTTCTGGAAGACACAGCCGGTGACAAAATTTGGGGAgtcaattgaagaagaagggcCAATCAAGTTGGGAATGAAACCCGACGATGTAAGGAATGATCCCTATCCACTGCTTGATGACTTTGAATGGTGTACATTGGATATAACTAATTCTCAAGATCTTGAAGATGTATTCGTTTTATTGAACGAAAATTACATTGAGGATAAAGATTCTACTTTTAGATTCAATTACACTCGAGAATTCTTTAATTGGGCTCTGAAGCCACCTGGATGGCAAATGGATTGGCATGTAGGCGTTCGTGTTCGTCAATCAGGCAGATTGGTCGCTTTTATCAGCGCTATTCCAACCACTCTTGAAataagaaagaaaagggTTCCTAGTGTTGAAATTAACTTCCTTTGTGTTCACAAAAAGTTGAGATCGAAACGTTTAGCACCTATATTGATTAAAGAAATCACCAGACGGGTGAATAAACGCGATATCTGGCAAGCTTTGTACTCCGCAGGTATTATGTTGCCATCTCCAGTTTCGACTTGCCGGTATACCCATAGGCCATTAAACTGGTCAAAATTATTTGACGTGGGCTTTACTGCATTGCCTTCCAATGCCACTAAATCAGAAATGCTAGCGAAGTATACCCTACCAAAGAAAACCTTGATCCCTGGTCTCAGACCAATGACTGTCGATGATCTCGATTCAGCTCATGAATTGTTCAATAAGTATCAATCACGGTTTGATCTGGTTCAATCTTTTGacaaagaagaattcaagCATTGGTTCATCGGCAATGCCGAGTCTCCTGGTGTTATTTATAGTTACgttgttgaaaatgaagTGGGCGAAATCACAGATTTCGTATCTTTCTATTCTTTACCATTTAGCATCTTGAATAACCCGCTGCACAAACATTTGGGAATCGGTTACCTATTCTACTACGCATCCGATGCAGATTTCACCTATGAGGATAGATTTAATCTCGAAGGAACTAGCCTGTTGCGGAAGAGGTTGAATCAATTGGTAAATGATGTTTGTATCTTGGCTCGCAACTTGAAAATGGATGTGTTCAACGCCTTAACCTCTCAAGACAACACCTTGTTTTTGACAGATCTAAAATTTGGTCCCGGTGACggatttttgaatttttacCTGTTTAACTACAAAGCCAAACAAATTACTGGCGGACTCACTGACGATAAAAAGTTAGATGTCACGAATCGTAGCAATGTGGGTGTCGTCATGTTATGA
- the PWP1 gene encoding rRNA-processing protein PWP1 (similar to Ashbya gossypii AAR078W): MKKVFNRRFDELYNTVPLVRSRKLYPHCSAMISSTSWVPRGFPSEFPEQYELDDEEMERINKLAQLNLDDAKQDLSELNEEVQVDAEAALEALPDSEELKNQLDFDDDLKHYDLEHYDDDGEVDGEDISMFPGLSREAKYHKGDEGNDPYISLPKDSDLLKEKMELQIYPTDNMILATRTEDDISYLDVYVYDDGAGFHDDSIPVEEGDEMDPDVARGLIRDSSLYVHHDLMLPAFPLCVEWINYKPSTTSENIGNFAAIGTFDPAIEIWNLDCVDKAFPDMILGEPVNGGTKISKKKKGKKQHITTHHTDAVLSLSHNKQYRVVLASTSADQTIKLWDLNQGTAVRSIASIHNGTTVSSSQWHPSDGSIILTGAYDSRVALSDVRISNDSEMSKYWSVMTGEEVECVSFVNDNEFLAGTDSGNIYSFDLRNGEKSSPLWTLKAHDSGISSMNVNSFIPNMMVSSAMGEKVIKLWKIPTDQENSTQKGPSMVLSRDFGVGNVLTTSFAPDIEVTGNIVVGGTSPGLKLWDVFTNRSVRKTFASGLKDVQTTAKEEARQLGRSSRISRKYMNNNNPDTVINVDDVAEEEEDHKGTDDGDWEDEE; this comes from the coding sequence AtgaaaaaggtttttaatAGGCGATTCGATGAGCTATATAACACTGTACCATTGGTGCGCAGTAGAAAGCTATATCCACACTGTTCTGCGATGATATCATCTACTTCATGGGTTCCAAGGGGATTCCCTTCTGAATTCCCTGAGCAGTATGAGctagatgatgaagagatGGAGAGAATCAATAAATTAGCACAATTGAATTTGGATGATGCCAAACAAGATCTTTCAGAACTCAATGAGGAAGTTCAGGTTGATGCTGAGGCAGCTTTGGAAGCTTTACCTGATAGcgaagaattgaagaaccaGTTAGactttgatgatgatttaaaGCACTACGACTTGGAACATTATGACGATGATGGCGAGGTAGATGgtgaagatatttctatGTTCCCTGGATTGTCCAGAGAAGCTAAGTATCATAAAGGGGATGAAGGCAATGATCCTTATATTTCATTGCCAAAAGATTCAGATCTCCTGAAAGAAAAGATGGAATTACAGATTTATCCCACAGATAACATGATTCTTGCCACAAGGACGGAAGACGACATATCTTATTTGGACGTTTATGTGTACGATGATGGTGCTGGTTTCCACGATGATAGTATTCCTGTTGAAGAGGGAGATGAAATGGATCCAGATGTTGCACGTGGTTTAATTCGTGATTCATCTCTATATGTTCATCACGATTTGATGTTGCCTGCATTTCCTCTTTGTGTTGAATGGATCAACTATAAGCCAAGTACAACCTcagaaaatattggaaacTTTGCTGCAATTGGTACTTTTGATCCTGCTATTGAGATTTGGAACCTTGATTGCGTTGACAAAGCCTTTCCTGACATGATTTTGGGCGAACCTGTTAATGGAGGAACGAAGATATcgaagaaaaagaaaggtAAGAAACAACATATAACGACTCACCATACAGACGCTGTTCTCTCTTTATCTCATAATAAGCAATATCGCGTTGTTTTGGCATCCACATCTGCTGATCAGACAATTAAACTGTGGGATTTAAACCAAGGCACTGCTGTTCGCTCCATTGCCTCCATTCATAATGGAACTacagtttcttcttctcaaTGGCATCCCAGCGATGGATCAATTATATTAACAGGTGCTTATGATTCTCGTGTTGCATTGTCGGATGTGAGAATCTCCAACGATAGCGAGATGTCGAAATACTGGTCGGTAATGACCGGAGAAGAGGTCGAGTGCGTCTCCTTCGTAAACGATAATGAGTTCCTAGCTGGTACTGACAGTGGTAACATATATTCATTTGACTTAAGAAATGGTGAGAAAAGTAGTCCACTTTGGACTTTGAAAGCCCATGATTCTGGAATTTCTTCTATGAACGTCAACTCCTTCATTCCAAACATGATGGTAAGTAGTGCTATGGGCGAGAAGGTCATCAAACTATGGAAGATCCCAACGGATCAAGAAAATAGTACCCAAAAAGGTCCCAGCATGGTCTTATCTCGTGATTTCGGTGTTGGAAACGTATTAACCACCTCTTTTGCACCTGATATTGAAGTCACCGGTAATATAGTGGTTGGAGGCACCTCCCCTGGTCTAAAGTTATGGGATGTATTTACTAATAGGTCCGTTCGCAAAACTTTTGCTTCTGGGCTGAAAGATGTTCAAACCACTGCCAAAGAAGAGGCAAGGCAGCTGGGAAGATCCTCAAGAATTTCCAGGAAATACATGAACAACAATAACCCTGATACTGTCATAAATGTTGACGACGTAGCcgaagaggaagaagatcaTAAAGGTACTGACGATGGAGATTGGGAAGACGAAGAATAA
- a CDS encoding uncharacterized protein (similar to Ashbya gossypii AAR076C - weak hit), whose protein sequence is MRSAYILLSAYAASTNALVKGREQIKLEYSDLATVSSVWKIEPSLTRTVTDENGSLTTEYLWWIPATKSAYVESDGGVIFPGASDVPAGAVPVAPGAVEPAATEPAAAPAASEPAAAPAASEPAAAPAASEPAAAPAASEPAAAPAASEPAAAPAASEPAAAPAATEPAAAPAAVPVPVVAGDSSATEAQTAAASVAAASVGATEAQTAVSSLAATEAETVAASGAAGSSSAAVSAFASSGSAAGSSALGLMTAVVTNSSSIATASRNSTSAATGGFNQTSSSGASGARSSSASTLTSGSESSGSGAGAGAASANSAGSSTATSSVRGAAARLGFGIFDIREPASIPVTGWTALAAVAAAAFVL, encoded by the coding sequence ATGAGATCAGCCTACATTTTGCTCTCTGCATACGCTGCTTCAACCAATGCGTTAGTCAAGGGTCGTGAACAAATTAAGCTTGAATATAGCGATCTTGCGACGGTCTCGTCTGTCTGGAAGATTGAACCAAGTTTAACTAGAACAGTCACCGACGAGAACGGAAGTCTAACCACTGAATATCTATGGTGGATACCGGCTACTAAGTCTGCCTATGTTGAATCAGATGGCGGTGTAATCTTCCCCGGAGCAAGCGATGTACCAGCTGGCGCTGTGCCAGTCGCTCCGGGCGCTGTCGAGCCAGCTGCTACCGAACCAGCTGCCGCTCCAGCTGCTAGCGAACCAGCGGCCGCTCCAGCTGCTAGCGAACCAGCGGCCGCTCCAGCTGCTAGCGAACCAGCGGCCGCTCCAGCTGCTAGCGAACCAGCGGCCGCTCCAGCTGCTAGCGAACCAGCGGCCGCTCCAGCTGCTAGCGAACCAGCTGCCGCTCCAGCTGCTACCGAGCCGGCTGCCGCTCCAGCTGCCGTCCCAGTTCCCGTTGTAGCTGGCGATTCTTCCGCTACCGAAGCTCaaactgctgctgcatctgTCGCCGCTGCATCTGTCGGCGCTACTGAAGCTCAGACTGCTGTTTCATCACTCGCTGCTACCGAAGCTGAGACTGTTGCTGCATCCGGTGCTGCTGGCTCCAGTTCCGCTGCTGTTTCTGCCTTCGCTTCTTCTGGTTCCGCCGCTGGCTCCAGCGCCCTAGGTTTAATGACAGCGGTCGTTACCAACTCCTCTTCAATCGCGACAGCTTCTCGTAACTCCACCAGCGCCGCCACAGGGGGCTTCAACCAGACCTCCAGTTCTGGTGCCTCCGGTGCTCGCTCTAGCTCTGCATCTACCCTTACATCAGGTTCTGAATCAAGCGGTtctggagctggagctggagctgcCTCTGCCAATTCAGCTGGAAGCTCCACAGCTACCTCCAGTGTCAGAGGCGCCGCTGCAAGACTAGGTTTCGGTATTTTCGACATTCGCGAACCAGCTAGTATTCCAGTCACCGGCTGGACTGCACTAGCGGCAGTTGCCGCTGCAGCCTTTGTCCTATAA
- the GLT1 gene encoding glutamate synthase (NADH) (similar to Ashbya gossypii ADR290W) produces MIQSEPYDPLQEAYGGGTPLRAEEVASVSNEHGKEGYVSWANAIPGKQGLYDPEYEKDACGVGFVANIKGDPSHKIVSDAKYLLCNMTHRGAVSTDGNGDGAGILVGIPHVFMKREFKLELGVDVPEEHHYAVGNIFFKKDAPAALDASKRTFEQLAESLELKVLGWREVPHDSSILGSVALSREPIILQPMVVLSETYGQDVPSSEFKAKYETKFRTQLYILRKQASVAIGIQNWFYVCSLNNRTIVYKGQLTPTQVYSYYHDLTNAHFKSHLALVHSRFSTNTFPSWDRAQPLRWLAHNGEINTLRGNKNWMRAKEGVMASEVFQDQLEKLYPIIEEGGSDSAALDNVLELLVINGVLSLPEAMCLMVPEAYHKDMDSNLKAWFDWAACLMEPWDGPALLTFTDGRYTGATLDRNGLRPCRYYITSDDRVICGSEVGVIPVANELVISKGKLKPGDMLLVDTEKGEMVDTKALKQTFSKKQDFKSWLSKVIKLEDLLVKTEKYIPSKLVSNNSSLKVQQDPRLLALGYTFEQVSLLLVPMALGGKEALGSMGNDAPLACLNEDPVLIYEYFRQLFAQVTNPPIDPIREANVMSLECFVGPQGNLLEMHPSQCDRLLLKSPILKWNEFEALKHIEKVHPSWSCANIDITFEKHQGLLGYTDSIERITQEASDAIEQGKKILLISDRNIGPDRIPISSLIAIGAIHHHLIRNKQRSQVSLILETGEAREVHQFCVLLGYGCDGIFPYLAMETLIRMNQEGLVRNVNDDNAEIADSKLLNNYIAAIDSGILKVMSKMGISTLASYKGAQIFEALGLDNSVIDLCFAGTASRIKGITFEYLAQDAFSLHERGFPSRFTTKKSVNLPEAGEYHWRDGGFKHVNDPTAIAALQDSVRNKNEEAWDLYVKKETEAIRGCTLRGLLELDYESSTPIPLEQVEPWTEIARRFATGAMSYGSISMEAHSTLAIAMNRLGAKSNCGEGGEDSERSIVHSNGDTMRSAIKQVASARFGVTSHYLSDADEIQIKIAQGAKPGEGGELPAHKVSQDIAKTRHSTPYVGLISPPPHHDIYSIEDLKQLIYDLKCSNPRAGISVKLVSEVGVGIVASGVAKAKADHILVSGHDGGTGAARWTSVKYAGLPWELGLAETHQTLVLNDLRRNVVVQTDGQLRTGFDIAVAILLGAESFTLATIPLIAMGCIMLRKCHLNACAVGIATQDPFLRSKFKGQPEHVINFFYYLIQDLRKIMAKLGFRTVDEMVGHSEKLRKREDVPTKALNIDLSPILTPAHIIRPGVPTSFTKKQDHKLHVRLDNKLIDEAEVTLDKGLPVTIDASIINTDRAFGSTLSYRVSKRFCEHGLPQDTIVVNINGSAGQSFGAFLASGITFVLSGDANDYVGKGLSGGRIIIKPPENSKFKSDENVIVGNTCFYGATSGHAFIAGSVGERFAVRNSGATILAERIKGNNAFEYMTGGRVVVLSQMESLNAFSGATGGIAYCLVSDYDDFVGKINLDTVELESLTDPVEIAFVKNLIQEHHNYTKSELAARILQHFNHYLQNFVKVIPTDYKKVLENQHAEKTKEKQRSTMEYMKKFSPKADISSDATNGELLAITKAKKQQVSARTISIKSTLSEPKVVDLEDAVQDNERLNKNLEKVEKMDRVYGFMKYKLRHEEYRNVKTRTKDWKELSSAITKKDAKFQTARCMDCGVPFCTSDTGCPISNIIPKFNELVFKNQWKLALDKLLETNNFPEFTGRVCPAPCQGACTLGISEDPVGIKSIERLIIDNGFKEGWIKPCPPEVRTGHSVAIIGSGPAGLSCADQLNRAGHSVTVFERADRCGGLLMYGIPNMKLDKSIVQRRVDLLEAEGIKFVTNTEVGKDIGIEELKSRFQAVVYAIGSTIPRDLRIPGRELKNIDFAMTLLKSNTEALLAKDLETVRGQIAGKKVIVIGGGDTGNDCLGTSVRHGAASVLNFELLPQPPKERGKDNPWPQWPRIMRIDYGHAEVKEHYGRDPREFCILSKEFVGNEAGEVKAIKTVRVEWKKSQSGVWQMVEVPGSEEVFEADIVLLSMGFVGPELIDDPSVQKSKRGTINTISDSSYCVDGGKLFAAGDCRRGQSLIVWAIQEGRKCATAIDNHLMGCTGLPGNGGIVKRDFKLLEELASAF; encoded by the coding sequence ATGATACAGTCTGAGCCTTACGACCCGCTGCAGGAGGCTTATGGAGGTGGGACACCTCTTAGAGCTGAGGAAGTGGCGTCGGTATCAAATGAGCATGGGAAAGAAGGTTATGTTTCTTGGGCGAATGCTATCCCAGGTAAGCAGGGCCTGTACGATCCTGAGTATGAGAAGGATGCCTGTGGTGTTGGATTTGTTGCTAACATCAAAGGAGATCCTTCGCATAAAATTGTTTCAGATGCCAAGTACTTGCTATGTAACATGACACACAGAGGCGCTGTCTCCACTGACGGTAATGGTGACGGTGCGGGCATCTTGGTTGGGATTCCACATGTGTTCATGAAAAGAGAGTTCAAACTGGAGTTAGGTGTGGATGTGCCTGAGGAGCATCACTATGCCGTCGGCaacatctttttcaagaagGATGCACCGGCAGCGTTGGATGCCTCCAAAAGAACGTTTGAGCAGCTTGCAGAATCGTTAGAGCTCAAGGTTTTAGGTTGGAGAGAAGTTCCTCatgattcttcaatattgGGATCTGTTGCACTTTCTCGGGAGCCTATTATCCTGCAGCCTATGGTCGTGCTGAGCGAGACCTATGGACAGGATGTGCCATCTTCTGAGTTTAAGGCGAAGTATGAGACTAAGTTTAGAACACAGTTGTACATCTTGAGGAAGCAGGCATCTGTTGCTATCGGTATTCAAAACTGGTTCTACGTTTGTTCTCTGAATAACAGGACGATTGTGTACAAAGGTCAGCTAACCCCAACTCAGGTGTATAGTTATTACCATGATTTGACCAATGCGCATTTTAAGTCTCACTTGGCCCTAGTGCACTCTAGATTCTCAACCAATACTTTCCCATCTTGGGATCGAGCTCAGCCTTTACGTTGGTTGGCACACAATGGTGAAATCAACACTTTGAGGGGGAACAAGAATTGGATGCGTGCTAAGGAAGGTGTTATGGCGTCCGAAGTGTTCCAAGATCAGCTGGAAAAGTTGTATCCTATTATAGAAGAGGGTGGTTCAGATTCAGCAGCATTAGACAATGTCTTGGAGCTATTGGTGATCAACGGCGTTCTTTCTTTACCCGAAGCTATGTGCTTGATGGTTCCTGAGGCGTATCATAAGGACATGGATTCGAACTTGAAGGCGTGGTTTGATTGGGCAGCTTGTTTAATGGAGCCATGGGATGGTCCTGCTCTGCTCACCTTCACGGATGGTCGTTATACGGGTGCTACATTGGATCGTAACGGTTTAAGACCTTGCAGATACTACATAACATCTGATGATCGTGTTATTTGTGGTTCCGAGGTAGGTGTTATCCCGGTAGCAAACGAATTAGTTATTTCTAAAGGTAAGTTGAAACCAGGGGATATGTTGCTGGTGGACACAGAAAAGGGTGAAATGGTCGACACTAAAGCCTTAAAGCAAACCTTCTCTAAGAAGCAAGACTTTAAATCATGGTTATCGAAAGTTATTAAGCTTGAAGATTTACTAGTTAAGACTGAGAAATACATTCCATCAAAACTTGTTTCTAACAACTCTTCATTAAAAGTGCAGCAAGACCCAAGATTATTAGCATTGGGTTACACTTTTGAACAAGTTTCACTATTATTAGTTCCTATGGCTTTGGGGGGTAAAGAGGCCCTAGGGTCTATGGGTAATGATGCCCCACTAGCATGCCTCAATGAGGATCCAGTTCTCAtttatgaatattttagaCAACTATTTGCTCAAGTTACCAACCCCCCTATTGATCCAATTCGTGAAGCTAATGTTATGTCACTGGAGTGTTTTGTCGGCCCTCAGGGTAACCTGTTGGAGATGCATCCATCTCAATGTGATcgtttattattaaagtCGCCCATTTTAAAGTGGAATGAGTTTGAGGCTCTAAAGCATATTGAAAAGGTTCATCCATCATGGTCTTGTgcaaatattgatattactTTTGAAAAGCACCAAGGTTTATTAGGCTATACAGACTCTATTGAGCGTATTACACAGGAAGCTTCTGATGCTATTGAGCAAGGCAAGAAGATACTGTTGATATCTGACAGAAATATTGGTCCAGACAGAATCCCAATTTCATCTCTCATTGCTATTGGTGCtatccatcatcatctcATCAGGAACAAACAGCGTTCACAAGTTTCTTTGATCTTAGAAACGGGAGAAGCTCGTGAAGTACACCAATTCTGTGTTTTACTCGGTTATGGATGTGATGGTATCTTCCCATACCTAGCCATGGAAACTCTAATTAGAATGAACCAGGAAGGATTGGTACGTAATGTCAACGACGATAATGCGGAAATTGCCGATAGCAAGCTACTCAATAACTACATAGCTGCTATTGATAGTGGTATCTTGAAGGTTATGTCTAAGATGGGTATTTCTACATTAGCATCTTATAAGGGAGCTCAGATTTTTGAAGCATTAGGTTTAGATAACTCTGTCATCGACTTATGCTTTGCTGGTACAGCCTCTAGAATTAAGGGTATCacttttgaatatttagCTCAAGATGCATTTTCTTTGCATGAACGTGGTTTCCCATCTAGATTTACCACCAAAAAATCTGTCAATCTTCCAGAAGCTGGGGAGTATCACTGGAGAGATGGTGGTTTTAAACATGTTAATGACCCAACTGCCATCGCTGCACTGCAAGACTCGGttagaaacaaaaatgaagaagCATGGGATTTATATGTGAAAAAGGAGACAGAGGCAATTAGAGGATGTACTCTAAGAGGTCTTTTGGAATTGGATTATGAGTCTTCTACTCCTATTCCTTTGGAACAGGTTGAGCCATGGACGGAGATAGCAAGACGGTTTGCTACAGGAGCCATGTCGTACGGTTCTATTTCCATGGAAGCTCATTCTACCTTAGCCATTGCCATGAACCGCTTAGGAGCCAAGTCAAACTGTGGTGAGGGTGGTGAAGATTCTGAACGTTCTATAGTTCATTCTAATGGGGATACCATGAGATCAGCAATCAAACAGGTAGCATCTGCCAGATTTGGTGTTACTTCTCATTATTTATCGGACGCCGATGAGATTCAAATTAAGATTGCTCAAGGTGCCAAGCCTGGTGAAGGTGGTGAATTGCCAGCGCACAAGGTTTCACAGGACATTGCTAAAACCAGACATTCCACTCCATATGTGGGTTTGATTTCACCTCCACCGCACcatgatatatattctattgaagatttaaagCAACTGATCTACGATTTGAAGTGTTCCAATCCCAGAGCTGGTATTTCCGTTAAATTGGTTTCAGAAGTTGGAGTTGGTATTGTTGCCTCCGGTGTTGCTAAGGCAAAGGCTGATCACATCTTGGTCTCTGGACATGATGGTGGTACTGGTGCTGCAAGGTGGACTTCGGTTAAGTACGCTGGTCTGCCATGGGAATTGGGTTTAGCAGAAACTCATCAAACTCTAGTTTTGAACGACTTAAGACGTAACGTTGTTGTGCAAACAGATGGTCAATTAAGAACTGGTTTTGACATTGCAGTTGCAATTTTGTTGGGTGCAGAATCTTTCACTCTTGCTACCATACCATTGATTGCTATGGGCTGTATTATGCTAAGAAAATGTCACTTAAATGCCTGTGCAGTCGGTATTGCAACCCAAGATCCCTTTTTGAGATCCAAGTTTAAGGGACAACCAGAGCATGTCATTAACTTTTTCTACTATTTGATTCAAGATCTGAGAAAGATTATGGCAAAGCTTGGATTTCGTACCGTTGATGAGATGGTTGGTCATTCTGAGAAGTTAAGGAAGAGAGAAGATGTACCAACTAAGGCTTTAAACATTGACCTATCTCCAATCTTAACACCAGCTCATATAATTCGTCCTGGTGTTCCAACTAGTTTCACTAAAAAGCAAGACCACAAACTACATGTTCGTTTAGACAACAAGTTAATTGATGAAGCTGAGGTCACGTTGGACAAGGGGTTGCCAGTAACTATAGATGCTTCTATCATTAATACTGACCGTGCTTTTGGCTCCACCTTATCATACAGGGTTTCCAAGAGGTTCTGTGAGCATGGTCTTCCACAAGATACAATTGTAGTTAATATTAATGGTTCTGCTGGCCAATCTTTTGGTGCATTTTTAGCATCTGGTATCACCTTCGTTTTGAGCGGTGATGCCAACGATTATGTCGGAAAAGGATTATCTGGTGGTAGAATAATCATCAAACCTCCTGAGAACTCAAAGTTTAAGTCTGATGAAAATGTTATTGTTGGTAACACTTGTTTCTATGGTGCAACTTCTGGTCATGCTTTTATTGCAGGTAGCGTGGGTGAACGTTTTGCAGTTCGTAATTCTGGTGCTACTATTCTGGCCGAAAGAATCAAGGGCAACAATGCATTCGAATATATGACTGGTGGTAGGGTAGTTGTGCTATCTCAAATGGAGTCGTTGAATGCATTTTCTGGCGCCACCGGTGGAATTGCATACTGTTTGGTTTCCGATTATGATGACTTTGTTGGGAAGATAAACTTAGATACCGTCGAATTGGAAAGTTTGACTGATCCAGTAGAGATTGCATTTGTTAAGAACTTGATTCAAGAACATCATAACTACACTAAGTCCGAATTAGCTGCTAGAATTTTGCAACATTTCAACCACTATCTTCAGAACTTTGTTAAGGTTATTCCTACCGATTACAAGAAGGTTTTGGAAAATCAACATGCCGAAAAGACCAAGGAGAAGCAGAGATCGACCATGGAATACATGAAAAAGTTTAGTCCCAAGGCTGATATCTCGTCTGATGCTACGAACGGTGAGCTTCTGGCTATTACCAAAGCTAAGAAACAGCAAGTCTCCGCTAGAACGATTTCTATTAAATCTACACTATCAGAGCCCAAGGTGGTTGACTTGGAGGATGCGGTTCAAGATAATGAGCGTTTGAACAAGAACTTGGAGAAGGTCGAAAAAATGGACAGGGTATATGGTTTTATGAAGTATAAGTTGCGCCATGAGGAGTACAGAAATGTCAAAACCAGAACTAAAGACTGGAAGGAGCTATCTTCTGCTATCACAAAGAAAGATGCAAAATTCCAAACAGCTAGATGTATGGACTGTGGTGTTCCGTTCTGTACTTCCGATACTGGTTGTCCAATCTCCAATATCATCCCAAAATTTAACGAGTTagttttcaaaaatcaATGGAAATTGGCTTTGGATAAATTATTGGAGACTAACAACTTCCCTGAGTTCACTGGAAGAGTTTGCCCGGCTCCGTGCCAAGGAGCTTGTACCTTAGGTATTAGTGAAGACCCAGTCGGTATTAAATCCATTGAAAGGTTAATTATTGATAATGGATTTAAGGAAGGCTGGATTAAGCCTTGCCCACCAGAGGTCAGGACAGGTCATTCTGTTGCAATTATTGGCTCTGGCCCTGCTGGTTTGTCCTGTGCTGACCAATTGAACCGCGCCGGTCACTCTGTCACTGTTTTTGAAAGAGCTGATCGTTGTGGTGGTTTACTAATGTATGGTATTCCTAACATGAAGTTGGATAAGAGCATTGTTCAAAGACGTGTAGACTTGTTGGAGGCAGAAGGCATTAAATTTGTCACAAATACAGAAGTCGGTAAGGATATCggtattgaagaattgaaatcCAGATTCCAGGCTGTTGTGTATGCGATTGGTTCTACTATCCCAAGAGATTTGAGGATACCTGGACGTGAATTGAAGAACATCGACTTTGCAATGACACTCCTAAAGAGCAACACAGAAGCTCTATTGGCCAAGGACCTAGAAACCGTTAGAGGTCAGATTGCAGGAAAGAAAGTTATCGTcattggtggtggtgatacTGGTAATGACTGTTTGGGTACCTCTGTCAGACAT